One window from the genome of Rickettsiella endosymbiont of Xylota segnis encodes:
- a CDS encoding alpha/beta fold hydrolase, with protein sequence MENQKPLDYLEFNPIQTPSASIICLHGLGASGHDSANMARAVALSTGFRFVFPHAPVRPISFNGGVKMPAWYDIHGLTFGSPEDESGIRAAAESLFELMQKEMARGIPASRIVLAGFSQGGAMALYTALRYPHALAGILALSTYLPLHHFLEKEASDANKSTPIFMAHGDEDNVVAPALGEFSYNCLKKLAYRVQFNRYPIGHSVCPQEIMDITQWLQQRLQK encoded by the coding sequence ATGGAAAACCAAAAGCCATTAGATTATTTAGAGTTTAATCCGATCCAAACTCCTTCTGCCAGTATCATTTGTCTACATGGCTTAGGAGCCAGTGGTCATGATTCGGCCAATATGGCTAGAGCTGTTGCCTTAAGCACAGGCTTTCGTTTTGTTTTTCCTCATGCACCCGTGAGGCCAATAAGTTTCAATGGTGGCGTGAAAATGCCAGCTTGGTACGATATACATGGTCTAACGTTTGGTTCGCCTGAAGATGAGAGTGGTATTCGTGCTGCTGCAGAGAGTTTATTTGAATTAATGCAAAAAGAAATGGCACGAGGTATTCCTGCTAGTCGAATTGTTTTAGCAGGTTTTTCTCAAGGTGGGGCAATGGCATTATATACTGCTTTACGTTATCCGCATGCTTTGGCAGGTATTTTGGCTTTATCAACCTATTTACCTTTACATCACTTTTTAGAAAAAGAAGCCAGTGACGCGAATAAATCAACACCTATTTTTATGGCACATGGTGATGAAGATAATGTGGTTGCACCGGCCTTAGGCGAATTTTCTTATAATTGCTTGAAAAAATTAGCTTACCGTGTGCAGTTTAATCGTTACCCAATAGGTCATAGTGTTTGTCCACAAGAAATTATGGATATTACGCAATGGTTACAACAACGATTACAAAAATAA
- the dapF gene encoding diaminopimelate epimerase, whose protein sequence is MKTKFTKMHLLGNDFVVIDTIQQSFKPSGKLIRQWANRHRGIGFDQLLLVEKPRPKSMHFYYRIFNADGNEVAQCGNGALCVAKFLLEKKLCTENTIHLMTMNNILELNIEKSGKVTANLGLPIFDTEKIPFISMSTPPIHPIETPFGRFDCCVLSLGNPHCVIQVNSLEQVLVEDLGTYLNQHPHPYFPQGSNVEFMKIRDPKQIDLRIYERGVGETQACGSGACAAVIAGRLLNRLAKKVNVKLPGGLLTVRWEGEGSPVFLRGNPIAVFQGEID, encoded by the coding sequence ATGAAAACTAAATTTACGAAAATGCATTTATTGGGTAATGACTTTGTAGTTATCGATACAATACAACAAAGCTTCAAACCTAGTGGTAAATTAATACGTCAGTGGGCTAATCGACATCGTGGTATTGGCTTTGATCAATTGTTGTTAGTTGAAAAACCTCGACCGAAGTCTATGCATTTTTATTATCGCATTTTTAATGCTGATGGCAATGAAGTAGCACAATGTGGTAATGGCGCATTATGTGTTGCAAAATTTTTATTAGAAAAAAAACTTTGCACAGAAAACACTATCCATCTAATGACCATGAATAATATCTTGGAACTGAATATTGAAAAAAGTGGTAAAGTCACTGCAAACTTAGGTTTACCCATTTTTGATACGGAAAAAATTCCTTTCATCAGTATGTCTACACCGCCCATTCATCCTATCGAAACACCTTTCGGCCGCTTTGATTGTTGTGTTTTATCATTAGGCAATCCACATTGTGTAATACAAGTAAATAGTTTAGAACAAGTACTTGTAGAAGATTTAGGTACATACCTTAATCAACATCCCCATCCTTATTTTCCGCAAGGTAGTAACGTTGAATTTATGAAAATTCGCGATCCGAAACAAATTGATTTGCGTATTTATGAACGTGGTGTCGGAGAAACTCAAGCGTGTGGTAGTGGTGCTTGTGCAGCTGTCATTGCCGGACGTTTGTTGAATCGACTCGCTAAAAAAGTCAATGTCAAATTACCTGGTGGGCTCCTCACTGTACGCTGGGAAGGTGAAGGTTCCCCGGTCTTTTTGCGCGGTAACCCTATTGCTGTTTTTCAAGGTGAAATTGATTGA
- a CDS encoding penicillin-binding protein 2 produces the protein MQGRQVKKNKSTSIATKYQWRLIIVIFILTIIALGLIGRLINLTVINRQFLRNQGNARTVRTLNIPAHRGMILDRQGVPLAISTPVDAVWIDPAYFRPNRQQLSLLGHFLQINPQTIHEIQLHGQFKEFIYLKRGLNPSLAKQIKDLKIPGVFLQNEYHRYYPEGPVMAHVVGLTNVDDKGQEGLELAYNNWLEGQSGLKKVIKDRLGHVVADIRSIRKPRPGHDLQLSIDKRIQYVAYRELKTGIERYQAESGSVVVLDVKTGEVLAMVNWPSYNPNDRLTAQDGHTRNRALTDLFEPGSTIKSFSMASVLANGQFTPTSQIDTSPGWMIVAGKRIMDEHNNGVMDLTKILQISSNMGMSKLILSLPAENLWNTLHQMGFGQITQSGFPGERTGSLPNFKVWNPFVLATLSFGYGISVTALQLAQAYAVLAHGGIKVPVTFLKVQGDPPLGQQVMDKTISREVLDMLESVLTKGGTAPLARVPGYRVIGKTGTVRIVGVHGYEKHRYNSIFIGIAPASHPRLVVAVILHDPKGRLYYGGYTAGPIFSHVMNNALHLLNIVPDDLASLNQPLPKVMLPSLGMQD, from the coding sequence ATGCAGGGTCGTCAGGTCAAAAAAAATAAATCTACTTCTATTGCTACGAAATACCAATGGCGCTTAATAATCGTGATTTTCATATTAACGATCATCGCTTTGGGTTTAATTGGTCGACTTATCAATTTAACGGTTATTAACCGTCAGTTTTTGCGTAATCAAGGTAATGCAAGAACAGTACGTACTTTAAATATTCCTGCACATCGCGGTATGATTTTGGATCGCCAGGGTGTGCCTTTAGCTATCAGTACACCCGTCGATGCTGTTTGGATCGATCCTGCTTACTTTAGACCTAATCGACAACAACTTTCTTTGTTAGGTCATTTTTTACAAATCAATCCGCAAACCATTCATGAAATACAATTACATGGTCAATTCAAAGAATTTATTTATTTAAAGCGTGGTTTGAATCCGAGTTTAGCAAAACAAATCAAGGATCTAAAAATACCGGGCGTATTTTTACAAAATGAATATCATCGTTATTACCCAGAAGGCCCAGTGATGGCGCATGTCGTTGGTTTAACCAATGTAGATGATAAGGGTCAAGAAGGTTTAGAGTTAGCTTATAATAATTGGTTAGAAGGCCAATCCGGTTTAAAGAAAGTTATCAAAGATCGATTAGGACATGTCGTGGCGGATATACGATCCATTCGTAAGCCAAGACCTGGACATGACTTACAATTAAGTATCGATAAACGTATCCAATATGTTGCGTATAGAGAACTGAAGACCGGCATTGAACGATATCAAGCCGAATCAGGATCGGTTGTTGTACTCGATGTTAAAACCGGTGAAGTTTTAGCGATGGTAAATTGGCCCTCTTATAACCCTAATGACAGGTTAACGGCGCAGGATGGCCATACACGTAACCGTGCATTAACTGATCTATTTGAACCTGGATCCACCATTAAAAGTTTTAGTATGGCCAGTGTACTAGCGAACGGCCAATTTACTCCTACTAGTCAAATCGATACATCACCTGGTTGGATGATTGTTGCTGGTAAGCGAATTATGGATGAACATAATAATGGTGTGATGGATTTAACTAAGATATTACAGATCTCGAGTAACATGGGAATGTCAAAGCTTATTCTTTCGCTTCCCGCAGAAAATCTGTGGAATACTTTACACCAAATGGGTTTTGGTCAAATTACACAAAGTGGTTTTCCAGGAGAGCGAACCGGCAGTTTGCCAAACTTTAAAGTGTGGAACCCTTTTGTACTGGCCACTTTATCGTTTGGTTATGGAATCTCAGTCACTGCTTTACAATTGGCTCAAGCTTATGCAGTGCTAGCGCATGGCGGTATCAAAGTTCCAGTTACTTTTCTTAAAGTTCAAGGTGATCCGCCGTTAGGACAACAGGTGATGGATAAAACTATCAGTAGAGAAGTTTTGGATATGTTGGAGTCAGTACTGACTAAAGGAGGAACAGCCCCATTAGCGCGTGTTCCAGGTTATAGAGTGATAGGCAAAACAGGTACGGTGCGTATAGTCGGTGTACATGGTTATGAAAAGCATCGCTATAATAGTATTTTTATTGGTATCGCTCCTGCAAGTCATCCACGTTTAGTCGTGGCTGTCATTTTGCATGATCCAAAAGGTCGCTTATATTATGGCGGTTATACGGCTGGACCTATTTTTTCCCATGTGATGAATAATGCTTTACACTTGTTAAATATTGTACCGGATGACTTAGCCAGTCTTAATCAACCGCTTCCTAAAGTAATGCTACCTTCACTTGGCATGCAAGATTAA
- the fumC gene encoding class II fumarate hydratase has translation MRIETDSMGPIEVPANHYWGSQTQRSLHHFDIGHEQMPLAVIHAFAILKKATAKANQELGLLTKDKADLIIQVADEIKSGQLDAEFPLRVWQTGSGTQTNMNVNEVIANRAIELAGGQRGSKNPIHPNDHVNKSQSSNDTFPTAMYIAAVLAIAKQLLPALQTLYVALNEKVHEFIDIIKIGRTHLQDAVPLTLGQEFSAYMDQLESALANIEQTLPGLYQLAIGGTAVGTGLNTHPKFAELTAKIIAEETKLPFASAKNKFSALAAHDALVFSSGALKTLACALMKMANDIRWLGSGPRSGLGELILPENEPGSSIMPGKVNPTQCEAMTMVCVQVMANDTAISMAGSQGNFELNVFKPLMIYNFLQSVDLLSTACQSFAHYCVKGLKANQAKIKYFLENSLMLVTALNPIIGYDKAAKIAHKALHEETSLRAACLSLGYLSAEEFDKAVDPKNMLGPLSRQIE, from the coding sequence ATGCGTATTGAAACGGATAGTATGGGACCGATTGAAGTCCCAGCCAATCACTATTGGGGCTCACAAACACAACGTAGTTTGCATCATTTTGACATAGGTCACGAACAGATGCCTTTGGCAGTCATTCACGCATTTGCTATTTTGAAAAAAGCCACTGCTAAAGCCAATCAAGAATTGGGGTTATTAACCAAAGACAAAGCCGATTTGATTATTCAAGTTGCCGACGAAATAAAATCTGGACAACTTGACGCTGAATTTCCATTACGCGTCTGGCAAACCGGTAGTGGTACACAAACAAATATGAACGTGAATGAAGTGATTGCTAATCGCGCTATAGAACTTGCTGGAGGACAGCGTGGTAGTAAAAATCCTATTCATCCCAACGACCATGTCAATAAATCACAGTCTTCTAATGATACGTTTCCGACGGCGATGTATATTGCGGCGGTATTAGCCATCGCCAAACAATTGCTGCCAGCGCTACAAACCTTATATGTTGCTTTAAACGAAAAAGTTCATGAATTTATAGATATTATTAAAATCGGCCGTACACATTTACAAGATGCTGTGCCTTTGACCTTAGGCCAAGAGTTTTCGGCATATATGGATCAATTAGAATCGGCTTTGGCAAATATCGAACAAACATTACCAGGTCTTTATCAGCTGGCAATTGGTGGTACGGCGGTTGGAACGGGTTTAAATACGCATCCGAAATTTGCTGAGTTAACCGCAAAAATTATTGCTGAAGAAACCAAATTACCTTTTGCTTCAGCAAAAAATAAATTCTCCGCTTTAGCGGCACATGATGCATTAGTGTTTTCCAGTGGGGCACTAAAAACCTTAGCCTGTGCTTTAATGAAAATGGCGAATGATATTCGTTGGTTAGGTTCGGGTCCGCGTTCAGGTTTAGGTGAGCTTATTTTACCTGAGAATGAACCCGGTTCTTCGATAATGCCGGGAAAAGTAAATCCCACACAATGTGAAGCGATGACCATGGTGTGTGTGCAAGTGATGGCAAATGATACGGCGATCAGTATGGCAGGTAGTCAAGGTAATTTTGAATTAAATGTATTCAAACCCTTGATGATTTATAATTTTTTACAATCGGTCGATCTATTAAGTACTGCATGCCAATCATTTGCACATTATTGTGTTAAAGGTTTAAAAGCCAATCAAGCTAAGATTAAGTATTTTCTTGAAAATTCACTCATGCTAGTAACCGCATTGAACCCTATTATAGGTTATGATAAAGCTGCTAAAATTGCGCATAAAGCGTTGCATGAAGAAACCAGTTTACGCGCAGCCTGTTTGTCATTGGGTTATCTTAGCGCTGAAGAATTTGACAAAGCCGTGGATCCGAAAAATATGTTAGGTCCTTTATCTAGACAAATAGAGTGA
- the rsmH gene encoding 16S rRNA (cytosine(1402)-N(4))-methyltransferase RsmH: MQKQEQHQPVLLAEVVEYLAIDADGIYIDATFGRGGHAGEILRHLGNKGRLIAIDKDPAAVVCAQQQWGHDKRFKIYQGSFKCIKEITASEEITGLVSGLLLDLGVSSPQLDQAERGFSFLRDGPLDMRMDPKTGISAAEWLACAQEKEIAQVLKDYGEERYAKRIARAIVEERKLRPIVTTVHLANVVKLAHPRWERHKHPATQTFQAIRIRINNELEDLNSCLEQSLEVLKIGGRLLVISFHSLEDRIVKRFIRQHAHEAVELKKLPFMPAEWRPKLKNLGRGIKPDAYAIKANPRSRSAVLRIAEKIS; the protein is encoded by the coding sequence ATGCAAAAACAAGAACAGCATCAACCGGTTTTACTTGCAGAGGTGGTTGAATATTTAGCTATTGATGCCGATGGAATATACATTGATGCCACATTTGGGCGGGGCGGCCATGCCGGAGAAATTTTACGGCATTTAGGAAACAAGGGAAGATTAATAGCAATTGATAAAGATCCAGCAGCCGTTGTTTGTGCGCAACAGCAGTGGGGTCATGATAAACGTTTTAAGATTTATCAGGGTTCATTTAAATGTATTAAAGAAATTACTGCATCCGAAGAAATTACAGGACTGGTGTCGGGACTTTTATTAGATTTAGGTGTTTCTTCACCCCAATTAGATCAAGCGGAAAGAGGATTTAGTTTTTTACGAGATGGGCCATTAGATATGCGTATGGATCCGAAAACAGGAATCAGCGCAGCAGAATGGCTAGCTTGCGCACAAGAGAAGGAAATTGCACAAGTATTAAAGGATTATGGCGAAGAACGTTATGCAAAACGTATTGCTCGAGCAATAGTAGAAGAACGAAAGTTAAGACCTATTGTCACTACGGTTCATTTAGCGAATGTGGTGAAGTTAGCTCACCCGCGATGGGAAAGGCATAAACATCCTGCTACGCAAACCTTTCAAGCAATACGCATTCGAATTAATAATGAATTGGAAGATTTAAATTCCTGCTTAGAACAAAGTCTAGAAGTGTTGAAGATAGGTGGGCGTTTGTTAGTCATTAGCTTTCATTCATTAGAAGATCGAATCGTAAAACGTTTTATTCGTCAGCATGCTCATGAAGCGGTGGAATTAAAAAAGCTACCTTTCATGCCAGCTGAATGGAGGCCTAAATTAAAAAATTTGGGTCGCGGGATTAAACCGGATGCGTATGCGATTAAAGCCAATCCACGATCGCGTAGCGCAGTGTTACGAATTGCGGAGAAAATATCATGA
- the mraZ gene encoding division/cell wall cluster transcriptional repressor MraZ, producing MFRGINLVVLDAKGRIKLPVRFRQLLPADKEPQLVLTIDTESPCLLLYPIQEWEIIEEKLQALPSFNPAVRRIQRLLIGHATDLDLDTNGRILLPALLRNYAHLEKEIMVVGQGRKIELWGASEWDDYRTQWISETVKPGEIPDELQTLAL from the coding sequence ATGTTTCGGGGTATAAATTTGGTAGTGCTCGATGCGAAAGGCCGGATCAAGTTACCGGTACGCTTTCGACAGTTGCTACCTGCAGATAAAGAACCTCAGCTAGTACTCACCATCGATACCGAGTCTCCTTGTTTATTGCTTTATCCGATACAGGAATGGGAAATCATTGAAGAAAAATTGCAGGCTTTACCGAGCTTTAATCCCGCAGTACGACGTATTCAGCGTTTACTGATAGGTCATGCAACGGATTTGGATTTAGATACGAATGGTCGAATTTTATTGCCAGCACTGTTAAGAAATTATGCGCATTTAGAAAAAGAAATTATGGTCGTAGGTCAAGGTAGAAAAATTGAATTGTGGGGCGCTAGTGAATGGGACGATTATCGTACTCAATGGATTTCAGAAACGGTTAAGCCTGGTGAGATACCTGATGAGTTACAGACTCTAGCGTTGTAG
- the epmB gene encoding EF-P beta-lysylation protein EpmB, which yields MLQKNWQTLLKEVITDPAELLDKLELNPNLLSAAQRAAQLFPLRVPASFVARMQKSNPYDPLLQQVLPLAAEEIMSFGYSQDPLLEQSVNPLPGLLHKYHGRVLLTITGACAINCRYCFRRHFPYAKNISGGKAWQNILAYIQSDTSISEVIFSGGDPLLASDEYLRQCVEDLACIAHVKTLRIHSRLPIVLPERISAELVNWLTASRLQPILVTHTNHANECNDSVQQAIEKLRHKNVHVLNQTVLLKGVNDNVAALVNLSERLFASGILPYYLHLLDKVQGAAHFAVPEEQAKQLITTLRDRLPGYLVPKCVYEQDGASSKLPVL from the coding sequence ATGCTACAAAAAAATTGGCAAACATTACTTAAGGAAGTTATTACTGATCCGGCAGAATTGCTCGACAAATTGGAATTAAATCCTAATTTATTATCTGCAGCGCAACGAGCCGCACAATTATTTCCGTTACGCGTGCCCGCAAGCTTTGTGGCGCGCATGCAAAAAAGCAATCCCTATGATCCTCTATTACAACAAGTCCTGCCTTTAGCCGCAGAAGAAATAATGAGTTTTGGTTATAGCCAAGATCCTCTTCTAGAACAATCCGTTAATCCATTACCTGGTTTATTACATAAGTATCATGGCAGAGTATTGCTAACCATTACCGGTGCGTGCGCTATAAATTGCCGTTATTGTTTTCGCCGCCATTTTCCTTACGCCAAAAATATTTCTGGTGGCAAGGCCTGGCAGAATATTTTAGCCTATATCCAATCTGATACTTCAATCAGTGAAGTCATTTTTAGTGGCGGCGATCCCTTATTAGCCAGTGACGAGTATTTACGGCAGTGCGTAGAAGACCTGGCCTGTATAGCGCATGTAAAGACTTTACGCATCCATTCGCGTTTGCCCATAGTCTTGCCTGAACGTATTAGCGCTGAATTGGTAAATTGGCTAACGGCAAGCCGTTTGCAGCCGATTTTGGTGACACACACCAACCATGCGAATGAATGTAATGATTCTGTGCAACAGGCCATAGAAAAATTACGCCATAAAAACGTGCATGTTTTAAATCAGACAGTGTTACTAAAAGGTGTGAATGATAATGTTGCAGCTTTAGTTAATTTAAGTGAACGTTTATTTGCTAGTGGAATTTTACCTTACTATTTACATTTACTCGATAAAGTGCAAGGAGCTGCGCATTTTGCCGTGCCCGAAGAACAAGCGAAGCAACTGATAACAACATTGCGTGATAGATTACCGGGTTATTTAGTACCGAAATGTGTGTATGAACAAGATGGTGCTTCATCCAAATTGCCGGTGTTATAA
- the lptM gene encoding LPS translocon maturation chaperone LptM, with translation MSTKYYRCIFYLSIVFLLTGCGQMGPLYLPDQKPPVYIPHHFAKSSS, from the coding sequence ATGTCAACAAAATATTATCGATGTATTTTTTATCTAAGTATTGTATTTCTCTTAACCGGCTGCGGACAAATGGGGCCTTTATATTTACCTGATCAAAAACCACCGGTTTATATCCCTCATCATTTTGCTAAATCTTCATCATAA
- the lysA gene encoding diaminopimelate decarboxylase: MSFHYSNRELHVEEVPITNIMAEFGSPCYIYSLAILQRQWYAFKQLLQNSQQICYAVKANSNLAILANLAKWGAGFDIVSGGELARVMQAGGDVKKTVFSGVGKTSEEIKTALQANIGCFNVESPSELLRIEAIAKDLHKLANIALRINPNIDAKTHPYITTGLKETKFGMSANDALTLYRHAATSQYLKIQGISCHLGSQLTTLDPFLQAIEQLLDLTEQLEKENIVLKTINLGGGLGVPYQQEKVPTPQEYCQQILGALKKRNATLQLIIEPGRIITAQAGILVTKVEYLKTNSDKNFAIVDAGMNDLIRPALYHAEQNIFPIIQRCDLPEKNYDVVGPICENSDFLGKTRPLLIQAGDFLAIMDSGAYGFSMSSNYNSRPRATEVLVDKNQRFLIRSRETLEQLWQNEKLLSTN; the protein is encoded by the coding sequence ATGTCTTTTCATTATTCAAACCGAGAATTACACGTAGAAGAAGTCCCTATTACAAACATAATGGCCGAATTTGGTTCGCCATGTTATATCTATTCACTGGCTATTTTACAGCGACAATGGTATGCATTTAAGCAACTATTGCAAAACTCACAGCAAATTTGTTATGCAGTTAAGGCCAATTCTAATCTTGCCATTTTAGCGAATCTAGCAAAATGGGGAGCAGGGTTTGATATCGTTTCAGGTGGAGAACTCGCTCGTGTCATGCAAGCGGGTGGAGACGTTAAAAAAACAGTATTTTCCGGCGTAGGTAAAACCAGCGAAGAAATAAAAACGGCCCTACAGGCGAATATTGGCTGTTTCAATGTTGAATCCCCGTCAGAATTACTCCGAATCGAAGCCATTGCAAAAGATTTGCATAAATTGGCCAACATTGCCTTACGTATCAACCCTAATATAGACGCAAAAACTCATCCGTATATTACCACTGGTTTAAAAGAAACCAAGTTTGGCATGAGTGCAAATGACGCCTTAACACTTTATCGTCACGCAGCAACATCGCAGTATCTAAAAATCCAGGGTATTAGCTGTCATTTAGGTTCTCAACTCACCACACTCGACCCTTTTTTACAAGCTATTGAGCAGTTGTTAGATCTTACCGAACAATTAGAAAAGGAAAATATTGTTTTAAAAACCATTAATTTAGGTGGAGGTTTAGGGGTCCCCTATCAACAAGAAAAAGTTCCAACGCCGCAAGAATATTGTCAGCAAATTTTAGGTGCATTAAAAAAAAGAAACGCTACATTGCAATTAATCATCGAGCCAGGCCGCATTATTACCGCGCAAGCTGGTATACTTGTAACAAAAGTTGAATATCTTAAAACAAATAGCGATAAAAACTTTGCTATTGTTGATGCCGGCATGAACGATCTTATTCGCCCTGCGCTTTATCATGCTGAACAAAATATATTCCCTATAATCCAACGTTGCGATCTACCTGAAAAGAATTATGATGTTGTTGGCCCTATTTGTGAAAACAGCGATTTTTTAGGTAAAACCCGTCCATTGCTTATACAAGCAGGCGATTTTTTAGCTATTATGGATAGTGGCGCCTATGGTTTTTCTATGAGTTCCAACTATAATTCCAGACCGCGAGCCACAGAAGTTCTGGTCGATAAAAATCAACGCTTTTTAATTCGTTCACGTGAAACCTTAGAGCAATTATGGCAAAACGAAAAGCTTCTCTCTACAAACTAA
- the ftsL gene encoding cell division protein FtsL, producing MNMAARALTQSTLTWEHRQSWVISLKMIGLILLILAVLSSALSVIYIKTVQRNLYSQLQASQQDSDNLKTEWSQLLLEENTWVAPVRIQTLAQQELGMRIPEMKNTVLLTKSV from the coding sequence ATGAATATGGCGGCACGTGCTTTAACACAAAGTACCTTGACATGGGAACATAGGCAAAGCTGGGTTATTTCCTTAAAAATGATAGGACTCATTTTATTAATACTAGCAGTTTTGTCTTCGGCACTTTCAGTTATTTATATAAAAACTGTACAACGTAACTTATATAGTCAATTACAAGCAAGCCAGCAAGATTCTGATAATTTAAAAACAGAATGGAGCCAACTACTACTCGAGGAAAATACTTGGGTGGCGCCCGTTCGAATACAAACCTTAGCTCAACAAGAATTAGGAATGCGAATTCCCGAAATGAAAAACACGGTTTTATTAACGAAGTCTGTTTAA
- a CDS encoding DM13 domain-containing protein: protein MTKKANVRLFIACLLGFLAGLAAMVIAYPFIFPPPILNEKLIHAETKTLIAKGNFIHPNPKDFIHYGKGSVNVYKAKNQYEIFLNKDFKVGPGPAFHIFLSDAKNIKTNTAFKNSKKYDLGMLKSFQGSQIYSIPNHVNLSEIKSVVIWCVSFSQLITSADLKETTL from the coding sequence ATGACTAAAAAAGCTAATGTTCGCTTATTCATTGCTTGTCTGCTTGGTTTTCTGGCTGGACTCGCAGCCATGGTTATTGCCTACCCTTTTATTTTTCCACCTCCTATCTTAAATGAAAAACTTATCCATGCCGAAACTAAAACTTTAATCGCTAAAGGTAATTTTATTCATCCCAATCCAAAAGATTTTATCCATTATGGCAAAGGGTCTGTCAATGTTTATAAAGCAAAGAATCAGTATGAGATCTTTCTTAATAAGGATTTTAAAGTCGGTCCTGGGCCTGCTTTCCATATTTTTTTATCTGATGCTAAAAATATTAAAACCAATACCGCCTTTAAAAATTCAAAAAAATATGATTTAGGTATGTTAAAAAGCTTTCAAGGTAGTCAGATTTATTCGATTCCAAATCATGTCAATCTATCCGAAATAAAATCCGTTGTTATTTGGTGTGTTTCATTTTCACAACTCATTACTTCAGCTGATTTAAAAGAAACAACTTTATAA
- a CDS encoding DUF807 family protein — translation MLNANLSFDGSTGQILNYIGNKKAIEAPDIVRIGPGRYTVTFLSGRQIDAARIGSSIVTVQCQSPVGSGTITNVIASPKAVYNPTSIQYPWSISFQIETQNIVPALLLLGPILSYVDRSVVMVAFRAKNRMQRYPGM, via the coding sequence ATGTTAAACGCTAATTTATCGTTTGATGGTTCCACAGGTCAGATATTAAATTACATAGGAAATAAAAAAGCTATTGAGGCGCCCGATATTGTACGGATAGGACCAGGAAGATACACTGTAACGTTTTTATCAGGTCGTCAGATTGATGCAGCCAGAATAGGATCATCTATCGTGACAGTCCAATGCCAAAGTCCAGTAGGGAGCGGAACAATTACCAACGTTATTGCGAGTCCAAAGGCAGTATATAATCCTACTTCCATCCAATATCCCTGGAGTATTAGTTTTCAAATCGAAACACAAAATATTGTTCCTGCTTTATTATTATTGGGCCCGATATTAAGTTATGTCGATAGATCAGTAGTAATGGTCGCGTTTCGAGCAAAAAATAGGATGCAGAGATATCCAGGTATGTAA
- a CDS encoding N-acetylmuramoyl-L-alanine amidase, with translation MSYCSNDNLIIDSTIVSPNHNPRVLFLVLHYTADNLEGSLKTLATPEPPSINPVSAHYVVPETPIDNQRKVYQLVHQDQRAWHAGVSSWQNRSNINDTSIGIEIVNLGYTDDKQGNRTWYPFPDYQIDTVIELTKNIVDLYKIIPTRVVGHLDIAPGRKVDPGPLFPWEKLHKNGIGAWFDEEEVKLSMLSKKNQHIDIKQLQTNLKKYGYNIAITGALDEVTRNVIQAFQMHFRPSDYSGNPDLETIAILENLIKKYF, from the coding sequence ATGAGTTATTGTAGTAATGACAACCTGATTATCGACTCAACTATTGTTTCTCCTAATCATAATCCTCGTGTACTATTTTTAGTTTTGCATTATACAGCGGATAATCTGGAAGGGTCATTAAAAACTTTAGCAACACCTGAACCACCGTCAATCAATCCTGTGAGTGCACATTATGTAGTTCCAGAAACGCCTATTGATAATCAACGTAAAGTTTATCAGTTAGTACATCAAGATCAACGTGCTTGGCATGCAGGAGTGAGCAGTTGGCAAAACAGAAGCAACATTAATGATACTTCTATCGGAATTGAAATTGTTAATTTAGGATATACTGATGACAAGCAAGGGAATAGAACTTGGTATCCATTTCCAGATTATCAAATTGATACTGTTATTGAACTGACCAAAAATATAGTTGATCTCTATAAAATTATTCCTACGCGAGTTGTTGGTCATCTAGATATTGCACCAGGTAGAAAAGTAGATCCAGGTCCTCTTTTTCCATGGGAAAAACTTCATAAAAATGGGATAGGCGCTTGGTTCGACGAAGAAGAAGTTAAGCTTTCAATGCTTAGTAAAAAAAATCAACACATAGATATTAAACAACTACAAACAAACTTAAAAAAATACGGTTATAATATAGCCATTACTGGAGCATTAGACGAAGTAACACGTAACGTTATACAAGCATTCCAGATGCATTTTAGGCCAAGTGATTATTCTGGCAACCCGGATTTAGAAACGATAGCAATTCTTGAAAATTTAATTAAAAAGTATTTTTAA